One region of Dysidea avara chromosome 1, odDysAvar1.4, whole genome shotgun sequence genomic DNA includes:
- the LOC136255665 gene encoding uncharacterized protein, whose translation MAVSFEVGDTFSSYKDLKNRVEEFEKINFVQLAHRDSRTLAAAANRAPKVVEKANKELVYYSIVLTCVLGGKKHKCEGSGVRPTQKTIKQGCPASVKLCLTEDCQQLTVSHVNMNHNHDVNKEMYSHLPRQRQLNSTEKDEAKVFFGMKVNKKLLQQHLSSSGKVVTLKDISNVQRELNSSSSGNDLDGLVSRLRKLEGSAVDVFVDEKKVFTGLFSKMPW comes from the exons ATGGCGGTATCCTTCGAAGTTGGTGACACCTTTTCGTCCTATAAAGATTTGAAGAACCGTGTTGAAGAGTTTGAAAAAATTAATTTCGTTCAGCTTGCCCACAGGGATTCCAGGACATTGGCAGCTGCAGCTAACAGGGCGCCTAAGGTAGTGGAGAAAGCAAATAAAGAGCTTGTGTATTACAGCATTGTGTTAACTTGTGTGCTTGGGGGAAAGAAGCACAAATGTGAAGGATCCGGTGTTAGACCAACACAAAA GACAATCAAGCAAGGCTGCCCAGCTTCAGTGAAACTTTGCTTGACAGAAGATTGCCAGCAGCTCACAGTGTCTCATGTCAATATGAATCACAATCATGATGTCAATAAG GAGATGTACAGCCATTTACCAAGGCAAAGGCAGTTAAACAGTAccgaaaaagatgaagcaaaaGTGTTTTTTGGGATGAAAGTGAACAAGAAACTATTGCAACAGCACTTAAGCAGCTCTGGAAAAGTTGTCACTCTTAAAGACATTTCAAATGTACAAAGAGAACTGAATTCAAGTAGTTCCGGGAATGATTTGGATGGTTTAGTTAGCCGTTTAAGGAAGCTTGAAG GGTCAGCTGTGGATGTATTTGTTGATGAAAAGAAAGTATTTACAGGGCTGTTTTCCAAGATGCCATGGTGA